From the genome of Candidatus Kryptobacter tengchongensis, one region includes:
- a CDS encoding CRISPR-associated protein Cas5t, with product MNNRIIKLKTFQEKAVFRVPYSMEVIETYPLPPYSTILGLVHNVLSSSTTINDINISVQGKYGNLVREFISYHKYEKDKKEGKRYPIIVTSLIDLELIIHIKMSNEKLHSKLLCSLSNPPYFLYLGRPEDLIIEMKVCESEEIELDPSKTEKGGITLPYNSYIPFEIAQYLELEGIPYLIPSYYQLLSKPTKKRKPQEIFRNFEMIKVKYAHAEQTVAKKLKIHIDGIPIWWMK from the coding sequence ATGAACAATAGAATAATAAAACTCAAAACATTCCAGGAAAAAGCAGTTTTTAGGGTTCCATATTCAATGGAAGTAATTGAGACTTATCCATTACCACCCTATTCTACAATTCTTGGTTTAGTTCATAATGTTCTTTCAAGTTCAACCACCATAAATGATATAAATATTTCTGTTCAAGGCAAATATGGGAATTTAGTTCGCGAGTTTATTAGTTATCACAAATATGAAAAGGATAAAAAGGAAGGGAAGCGCTACCCTATTATTGTGACATCTTTAATTGATCTTGAATTGATAATTCATATAAAAATGTCAAATGAAAAACTTCACAGTAAACTTTTATGTTCTCTTTCAAATCCTCCTTACTTTTTATATCTTGGGAGACCTGAAGATTTAATAATTGAGATGAAAGTTTGCGAAAGTGAAGAAATTGAACTTGATCCCTCAAAAACAGAAAAGGGTGGAATAACTCTTCCTTATAATAGTTATATACCTTTTGAAATTGCTCAGTATTTAGAATTAGAGGGAATACCTTATTTAATACCTTCTTACTATCAACTTTTATCTAAACCTACAAAAAAAAGAAAACCTCAAGAAATCTTTAGAAATTTTGAAATGATAAAAGTCAAATATGCTCATGCAGAACAAACAGTTGCGAAAAAATTAAAAATACATATAGATGGAATACCAATATGGTGGATGAAATAA
- a CDS encoding CRISPR-associated protein Cst2, whose translation MNRPSLTITYIVKAFPCNYDEGYGNVSIAKKVHRGSGETYLFTSRQALRYSIVNWLVEHNIWKYAQLTPAEGVIQYNPDQLRKEFPEEADLFGYMITAGKGQQAQTRAAVAKLTHLISLEPWYGDQELLTNKNFADRLKRNPDMANIETGYNYYKYTLSVDLDRVGEDKNFNHHLTKEEKIKRVCDLIEATKFLFRDIRGKRESLIPLFIIGGVYHIKSPFFHNAVNIEFKGSKPYIKWEGIKQVLETEYKIDEKNKRKIENFTFKGIQKGEFGDDLGINESPFETLDKIKEEVVKAYNEQ comes from the coding sequence ATGAATAGACCATCTCTAACAATAACTTATATTGTTAAGGCATTTCCATGTAATTATGATGAAGGGTATGGAAATGTCTCTATAGCAAAAAAGGTTCATAGAGGTAGTGGAGAAACTTATCTTTTTACTTCTCGGCAGGCGTTAAGATATTCTATAGTGAACTGGTTAGTAGAACACAATATATGGAAATATGCACAATTAACACCAGCTGAGGGTGTAATACAATATAATCCTGATCAATTAAGAAAAGAATTTCCAGAAGAAGCAGATCTTTTTGGGTATATGATAACTGCTGGAAAAGGACAACAGGCACAAACAAGAGCAGCGGTCGCTAAATTAACACATTTGATTTCTCTGGAACCATGGTATGGTGATCAGGAGCTTTTGACAAATAAAAATTTTGCGGATAGATTAAAAAGAAATCCTGATATGGCGAACATTGAAACGGGATATAATTATTACAAATATACCCTTTCCGTTGATTTAGATAGAGTCGGTGAAGATAAGAACTTCAACCATCATCTCACAAAGGAAGAAAAAATAAAAAGAGTATGCGACTTGATAGAAGCCACTAAATTCCTATTTCGTGACATACGAGGAAAAAGAGAAAGTTTAATACCTCTCTTTATAATTGGTGGAGTATATCATATAAAATCTCCATTTTTCCATAACGCTGTAAATATAGAGTTTAAAGGTTCTAAACCTTACATAAAATGGGAAGGGATAAAACAAGTCCTTGAAACAGAATATAAGATTGATGAAAAAAATAAAAGAAAAATAGAGAATTTCACATTCAAAGGAATCCAAAAAGGAGAATTTGGTGACGATTTGGGCATTAATGAATCCCCTTTTGAGACTTTGGACAAAATTAAAGAGGAGGTAGTAAAGGCATATAATGAACAATAG